Proteins found in one Candidatus Zixiibacteriota bacterium genomic segment:
- a CDS encoding glycosyltransferase family 2 protein, producing MPDPSPNRQTGVVSIVLVTCNSAPYLSGVINALRRHPPTAPWELIVIDNSSDDGSPAIVEAEFPNARVIHNAENLGFARAVNQGAACANGAFLLLVNPDVSWSGTAVESLADFLGDHPRAAAVVPRLMYPDGTPQPSTRYFPNHRNIWFSRGLPLSRIPLLSRRYTIADPSSPTRVESAAATFMMTRADAFRAVGGMDGEFLLYVEDTDLCRRWYAAGWEVWIDPRTVATHAWIHPSERATARKRLHRAGLRHYFRKHYPERRLSNRIVFLGLWLGDVWDRVTDALYFRRQKHDA from the coding sequence GTGCCTGATCCGTCCCCGAATCGACAAACCGGCGTCGTCTCGATTGTTTTGGTAACCTGCAACTCCGCACCGTACCTTTCCGGGGTCATCAACGCGCTTCGTCGACATCCTCCCACTGCTCCATGGGAATTGATCGTGATCGACAACTCCTCCGATGACGGCTCACCCGCCATCGTGGAAGCGGAATTTCCGAATGCGCGGGTTATACACAACGCGGAAAATCTCGGATTTGCCCGTGCGGTCAATCAGGGCGCTGCTTGTGCCAACGGCGCCTTCTTGTTGCTGGTCAACCCCGATGTGTCCTGGAGCGGGACGGCCGTCGAGTCGCTCGCGGATTTCCTGGGTGACCACCCACGGGCCGCCGCGGTTGTTCCCCGACTGATGTATCCCGACGGGACGCCGCAGCCCAGCACGCGGTATTTCCCCAATCATCGCAACATTTGGTTTTCACGGGGGTTGCCGCTTTCCCGCATCCCGTTATTGTCGCGCCGCTACACGATCGCAGATCCGAGCTCGCCTACACGTGTCGAGTCGGCCGCGGCGACTTTCATGATGACTCGCGCCGATGCGTTTCGCGCTGTCGGAGGGATGGATGGTGAGTTTCTGCTCTACGTGGAAGACACTGACCTGTGTCGTCGCTGGTACGCCGCCGGTTGGGAAGTGTGGATCGATCCACGTACCGTCGCGACCCATGCCTGGATTCATCCGTCCGAACGCGCCACGGCACGGAAACGGCTGCATCGCGCCGGATTGCGCCACTACTTTCGGAAGCACTATCCGGAACGGCGCCTCTCAAACCGCATTGTCTTTCTCGGGCTGTGGCTCGGGGACGTTTGGGATCGAGTGACCGACGCTCTGTATTTTCGACGCCAGAAACACGATGCCTGA
- a CDS encoding MraY family glycosyltransferase, which produces MPDHTIKILSAIGGGLLTAIAVPLIARVCHRRGWLDRPDARKLHEQPTPRLTGVPLFVAIWLPIILVAVLDPDRLVDAHGHLLAILLGAFAVLALGLIDDLRPVPGATKLLFQLLIGCGLYAAGVGFSQLWIPFVGGIALGWLSLPVSLIWFLILINAVNVIDGLDGLATATTGIASLAIIWISSIYDLTLIGLGAAGLFGGLTAFWFFNRPPAKVFMGDTGSLSLGYFLAVAAMLAPIKRFTVVAFFVPLIAMALPLSESLLTLVRRLATGRPLLNADRGHLHHRLLQAGWQTPRIVAAYALITLAFSIFSVLLHYVNHRAVAACLGIFVLSIMGGLGIIFRRSTSGRQS; this is translated from the coding sequence ATGCCTGATCACACGATTAAGATTCTCTCGGCCATCGGAGGCGGGCTGCTCACCGCAATCGCCGTGCCGCTCATCGCGCGCGTGTGCCATCGCAGGGGATGGCTGGACCGTCCGGACGCACGCAAACTCCATGAACAGCCGACACCGAGACTGACCGGAGTTCCTCTCTTTGTAGCGATCTGGCTGCCTATCATTCTCGTTGCAGTTCTCGATCCGGACCGTTTGGTGGATGCGCACGGGCATCTCCTGGCGATACTGCTTGGTGCGTTTGCCGTCCTGGCTCTGGGGCTCATTGACGATCTTCGTCCCGTCCCCGGTGCGACAAAACTGCTTTTTCAGCTCCTGATCGGATGTGGTCTGTACGCCGCCGGTGTGGGTTTCTCCCAGCTCTGGATACCGTTTGTCGGAGGAATCGCGCTGGGCTGGCTATCGTTGCCGGTTTCGTTGATCTGGTTTCTCATTCTGATCAATGCGGTCAACGTCATCGATGGGCTGGATGGTTTGGCGACGGCGACGACCGGCATCGCGTCGTTGGCCATCATCTGGATCAGTTCGATTTACGATCTCACGTTGATCGGACTCGGGGCCGCCGGACTGTTCGGGGGATTGACGGCGTTCTGGTTTTTTAATCGTCCGCCCGCAAAGGTTTTCATGGGTGACACTGGTTCCCTCTCGTTGGGCTACTTTCTGGCTGTTGCCGCGATGCTGGCCCCGATCAAACGGTTTACCGTCGTGGCGTTCTTCGTGCCGCTCATCGCGATGGCGCTGCCGCTCTCCGAGTCCCTGTTGACTCTGGTGCGTCGGTTGGCGACAGGTCGTCCTCTCCTGAATGCCGACCGTGGGCATCTGCATCACCGCCTTCTGCAGGCCGGTTGGCAGACGCCCCGCATCGTCGCCGCCTATGCGCTCATCACGTTGGCATTCAGCATCTTCAGCGTCTTGTTGCACTATGTCAATCATCGCGCCGTCGCCGCCTGTCTCGGGATTTTTGTATTGTCGATCATGGGGGGCTTGGGTATTATCTTTCGCCGGTCAACGTCAGGTCGCCAGTCCTGA
- a CDS encoding acetyl-CoA carboxylase carboxyltransferase subunit alpha — MAAGSFLDFEKPVVELEKRIRDMREFASGENVELSREIGLLERKLDKLKRETFSSLSRWQRVQLARHPLRPVAPDYIEKMTKEFVSLHGDRGFGDDRAMVAGPAMLGDRPVMMIAQNKGRTTKEKVTNNFGMCHPEGYRKALRLMKLASNSGRPVVVLVDTPGAYPGVEAEERGQAEAIARNLREMAILTVPVVVCVVGEGASGGALGIGIGDAILMMENAWYSVISPEGCASILWPGEAAENAPRAAEALKLTADDLSEMGLIDRIIPEPLGGAHRDPDNAASMLRSAILDAIIELTALSEADLLSRRRGKYRVIGVYSEDKTF, encoded by the coding sequence ATGGCCGCAGGGTCTTTCCTCGATTTCGAGAAGCCGGTCGTCGAACTGGAAAAGCGCATCCGCGACATGCGGGAGTTCGCCTCGGGCGAGAATGTCGAGCTTTCGCGTGAGATCGGCCTGCTGGAGCGCAAGCTCGACAAGCTTAAACGCGAGACATTCTCCTCGTTGTCGCGATGGCAGAGGGTCCAACTCGCGAGGCATCCGCTCCGACCCGTCGCTCCCGACTACATCGAGAAAATGACCAAAGAATTTGTTTCCCTCCACGGTGATCGTGGCTTCGGAGACGATCGGGCCATGGTGGCGGGCCCAGCGATGCTCGGTGATCGGCCGGTGATGATGATCGCCCAGAACAAGGGCCGGACGACCAAGGAGAAGGTGACCAACAACTTCGGCATGTGTCACCCGGAAGGATACCGTAAAGCATTACGACTGATGAAGTTGGCGTCAAACTCTGGTCGCCCGGTCGTCGTCCTTGTCGACACACCCGGCGCCTATCCCGGTGTTGAAGCCGAGGAACGCGGCCAGGCCGAAGCGATCGCCCGCAATCTCCGTGAGATGGCGATCCTGACTGTTCCTGTCGTCGTCTGCGTGGTCGGAGAAGGCGCGTCCGGCGGTGCCCTCGGTATCGGGATCGGTGATGCGATCCTGATGATGGAGAACGCCTGGTACTCGGTCATCTCCCCGGAGGGATGTGCCTCGATACTCTGGCCGGGGGAGGCAGCGGAGAATGCGCCCCGTGCGGCGGAGGCGCTCAAACTCACGGCCGACGATCTCTCCGAGATGGGGTTGATCGACCGCATCATCCCCGAACCCCTGGGCGGCGCCCACCGCGATCCCGACAATGCGGCCTCGATGTTGAGGTCCGCCATCCTTGATGCGATCATCGAGTTGACGGCGCTGTCGGAGGCCGATCTGCTGTCGAGACGACGCGGCAAGTATCGCGTCATCGGGGTCTATTCTGAGGACAAGACGTTTTGA
- a CDS encoding polyprenol monophosphomannose synthase → MKPLVIIPTYNERDNIAAIVRDVLAQDGAISILIVDDDSPDGTGRIADDLAAQDGRVHVLHRAGKEGLGRAYLAGFRWALDRDYDRVLEMDADFSHQPKYLRELLAASYQADLVLGSRYVSGVNVINWPMKRLLLSYCANVYARVITGLSVRDLTGGFKCFRREVLQAIDLDRVHSNGYAFQIEMTVRARAKGFTVHEVPIVFLDREHGQSKMSKRIVREAIWMVPKLRWLSATGQLK, encoded by the coding sequence ATGAAGCCGCTGGTGATCATACCGACCTATAACGAACGCGACAACATCGCGGCGATCGTGCGCGATGTCCTGGCACAGGATGGCGCCATCTCCATACTCATCGTCGACGACGATTCCCCCGACGGGACCGGACGGATCGCGGATGATCTCGCCGCGCAGGACGGGCGTGTGCATGTCCTGCACCGCGCGGGGAAGGAAGGGCTGGGACGCGCGTATCTGGCCGGATTTCGTTGGGCATTGGACCGGGACTACGACCGTGTGCTGGAGATGGATGCCGACTTTTCGCACCAGCCGAAGTATCTGCGCGAATTGCTGGCGGCATCGTATCAGGCCGACCTGGTCCTCGGCTCACGCTACGTGTCCGGTGTTAACGTCATCAACTGGCCGATGAAACGGCTGCTGCTGTCGTACTGCGCCAATGTCTACGCGCGGGTTATTACAGGACTGAGTGTTCGTGATCTCACGGGCGGCTTCAAATGTTTCCGGCGGGAAGTGCTCCAGGCCATCGACCTCGATCGTGTCCACTCCAACGGCTACGCATTCCAGATCGAGATGACTGTCCGCGCTCGTGCCAAGGGCTTCACCGTCCATGAGGTCCCCATCGTGTTTCTCGATCGCGAGCATGGCCAGTCGAAGATGTCCAAGCGTATTGTCCGCGAGGCGATCTGGATGGTGCCCAAGCTGCGCTGGTTGTCCGCGACCGGCCAACTGAAGTAA
- a CDS encoding PTS sugar transporter subunit IIA produces MKLSKFCEEDLMTFDLQGQAKDDVIAELVELASRSGMVRDRDELLRAVIEREKLVTTGVGYGVAFPHAKTRAVKGIVIAFGRSEVGIDFGSMDKKPVHLFYLIAAPEDAIGAHLNVMARLSYIMKSEKNRERLMRAKTAGEVMLILDSAP; encoded by the coding sequence ATGAAGCTTTCGAAGTTCTGCGAAGAAGATTTGATGACATTTGACCTGCAGGGTCAGGCCAAGGATGACGTCATTGCCGAACTCGTGGAGTTGGCTTCCAGGTCGGGAATGGTGCGGGATCGCGATGAACTGCTGCGCGCCGTCATCGAACGCGAAAAGCTGGTCACCACAGGTGTGGGTTACGGCGTGGCGTTTCCTCACGCGAAGACGCGCGCGGTCAAAGGGATCGTGATCGCGTTCGGACGCTCCGAGGTCGGCATCGATTTCGGTTCCATGGACAAAAAACCGGTCCATTTGTTCTATCTGATCGCTGCGCCGGAGGACGCCATCGGGGCGCACCTCAATGTGATGGCGCGCCTGTCCTACATTATGAAGAGTGAAAAGAACCGGGAACGACTGATGCGCGCCAAGACAGCCGGTGAGGTCATGCTGATCCTTGATTCGGCGCCATAG